One part of the Lapillicoccus jejuensis genome encodes these proteins:
- a CDS encoding lysylphosphatidylglycerol synthase transmembrane domain-containing protein, whose translation MIGGVVVLVAVVVAVGPSAAGRGLRSVDPATVAAAVAVGAVGTALAALRWRVVSDRLGLPLAWRGAVAECYRAQLLNSVLPGGVVGDVGRAVRQGRAADDVARGLRAVVWERSAGQVVLALCALPALTAVAVRRGSGTVLEVVGAAALVAAGAWWVRGAVRRRGRPAVAVVRTDLRALAAPRTVAALTGLSLAVLATHVATLLLAARAVGVAPSPRLLGPVLLVLLAGGLPINVAGWGPREGAAAWAFTTVGLSPATGLAVAVAYGALGLAATLPGLLVVATRGRRGRRGRRGRRGAVRPVAAPVEEETARA comes from the coding sequence GTGATCGGCGGGGTCGTCGTCCTCGTGGCCGTCGTCGTCGCGGTCGGGCCGTCGGCCGCCGGGCGGGGGCTGAGGTCGGTCGACCCGGCCACCGTCGCCGCGGCCGTCGCCGTCGGCGCGGTCGGGACGGCGCTGGCCGCCCTGCGGTGGCGGGTCGTGTCCGACCGCCTGGGCCTGCCGTTGGCGTGGCGCGGCGCGGTGGCCGAGTGCTACCGCGCGCAGCTGCTCAACTCCGTGCTGCCCGGCGGGGTGGTCGGCGACGTCGGCCGCGCCGTCCGGCAGGGCCGGGCCGCCGACGACGTGGCCCGCGGGCTGCGGGCCGTCGTCTGGGAACGCAGCGCCGGGCAGGTGGTCCTCGCGCTGTGCGCGCTGCCGGCGCTGACCGCGGTGGCGGTCCGGCGGGGGTCGGGCACCGTCCTCGAGGTCGTCGGCGCCGCGGCGCTGGTCGCGGCGGGTGCCTGGTGGGTCCGGGGCGCCGTACGGCGGCGGGGGCGTCCGGCGGTCGCGGTGGTGCGCACCGACCTGCGGGCCCTCGCCGCGCCGCGGACGGTCGCCGCGCTCACGGGTCTCTCGCTCGCCGTCCTCGCGACGCACGTCGCGACGCTCCTGCTCGCCGCGCGGGCGGTCGGGGTGGCGCCGTCGCCGCGGCTCCTCGGCCCCGTGCTGCTCGTCCTGCTCGCCGGCGGGCTGCCGATCAACGTCGCCGGCTGGGGGCCGCGCGAGGGCGCCGCCGCGTGGGCCTTCACCACCGTCGGGCTGTCCCCGGCGACCGGGCTCGCCGTCGCCGTGGCGTACGGCGCCCTCGGGCTCGCGGCGACGCTTCCGGGCCTGCTCGTCGTCGCGACCCGGGGCCGACGGGGCCGACGGGGCCGACGGGGCCGACGGGGCGCCGTACGGC
- a CDS encoding SAM-dependent methyltransferase: MTALRTRVAPSWLRLREPADAAARSVELVERLRGWLPSDAVAVVHDLGSGDGSLGRWLAPLLGGRQRWVLHDIDADLLTLAEERPPIADGPVEVSTRVDDVAALDAGALAGADLVATSALLDLLTADELEGLLGAALAPGCPLLLALSVTGRVRLAPDDPLDAVLAVAFDDHQRRVSPRGPLLGPDAPTRATALLEAAGREVHVTPSPWRLGPDEPGGSALLLAWLEGWVGAAVEHEPGLARQAAAYLTRRRTETAQGRLRASVGHADLLAGPREER; encoded by the coding sequence GTGACCGCGCTGCGCACCCGGGTCGCCCCGTCGTGGCTGCGGCTGCGCGAGCCCGCCGACGCGGCGGCCCGGTCGGTCGAGCTCGTCGAGCGGCTGCGCGGGTGGCTGCCGTCCGACGCCGTGGCGGTCGTGCACGACCTCGGCAGCGGCGACGGGTCGCTCGGGCGGTGGCTGGCCCCGCTGCTGGGCGGGCGCCAACGGTGGGTCCTGCACGACATCGACGCCGACCTGCTGACGCTCGCCGAGGAGCGACCGCCCATCGCCGACGGGCCGGTCGAGGTGTCGACGCGGGTGGACGACGTCGCCGCGCTCGACGCGGGCGCGCTGGCCGGCGCGGACCTCGTCGCGACGTCGGCGCTGCTCGACCTGCTCACCGCCGACGAGCTCGAGGGTCTGCTGGGGGCGGCCCTCGCCCCCGGGTGCCCGCTGCTGCTCGCGCTGTCGGTGACCGGCAGGGTCCGGCTCGCGCCCGACGACCCGCTCGACGCCGTCCTCGCCGTCGCCTTCGACGACCACCAGCGCCGGGTCTCGCCCCGGGGACCGCTGCTCGGACCCGACGCGCCGACCCGGGCGACCGCGCTCCTCGAGGCGGCCGGGCGCGAGGTCCACGTCACCCCGTCCCCCTGGCGGCTCGGGCCGGACGAGCCGGGCGGGTCCGCGCTGCTGCTCGCCTGGCTCGAGGGCTGGGTCGGGGCGGCCGTCGAGCACGAGCCCGGACTGGCCCGGCAGGCCGCCGCCTACCTCACCCGCCGCCGCACCGAGACCGCCCAGGGCCGGCTGCGCGCGAGCGTCGGGCACGCCGACCTGCTGGCCGGGCCGCGGGAGGAGCGGTGA
- a CDS encoding glycosyltransferase family 4 protein, which yields MSTVHLVVPQGVDDPRRPSGGNTYDRRLAASLTALGRTVVVDPVPGPWPGADVALEVALGRLPDGAVAVVDGLLAGGAPFAVLEHRGRLRLVVIVHLPLGVGADPRSPVVRVESAVLAAVDAVVTTSRWTARWLETSYGLEPHRVRVALPGADRAPVAPYGPGGRLLCVGAVTAVKGQDVLLDALARLDDRGRRDWSARIVGSTDVDPAFAEDVRRRAAAFAGRVTLTGPLAGADLDAAWAGADLLVVPSRVETYGLVVTEALGHGVPVLGSAVGGLPEALGTTPDGRPGTLVPAGPDALATALLGWLTDAGRRTRWRDRARRRRDHLAGWDTTAHAVDAVLADVAAGVAA from the coding sequence GTGAGCACCGTCCACCTCGTCGTCCCCCAGGGCGTCGACGACCCGCGCCGGCCGAGCGGCGGCAACACCTACGACCGCCGGCTCGCGGCCAGCCTCACCGCGCTCGGCCGCACCGTCGTCGTCGACCCGGTGCCCGGGCCCTGGCCGGGCGCGGACGTCGCGCTCGAGGTGGCACTCGGCCGGCTGCCAGACGGGGCGGTCGCCGTCGTCGACGGCCTGCTCGCCGGCGGAGCGCCCTTCGCGGTGCTCGAGCACCGGGGGCGGCTGCGCCTCGTCGTGATCGTCCACCTCCCGCTCGGGGTCGGCGCCGACCCGCGGTCACCGGTCGTCCGGGTCGAGTCGGCCGTCCTCGCCGCCGTCGACGCGGTCGTCACGACGAGCCGGTGGACGGCGAGGTGGCTGGAGACGTCGTACGGGCTCGAACCGCACCGGGTGCGGGTGGCGCTGCCGGGCGCGGACCGCGCGCCGGTCGCGCCGTACGGGCCCGGCGGCCGGCTGCTGTGCGTCGGTGCGGTGACGGCGGTCAAGGGCCAGGACGTCCTGCTCGACGCGCTCGCCCGGCTCGACGACCGCGGCCGGCGCGACTGGAGCGCGCGGATCGTCGGCTCCACCGACGTCGACCCCGCCTTCGCCGAGGACGTACGGCGCCGCGCCGCCGCCTTCGCCGGCCGCGTCACCCTCACCGGACCGCTCGCCGGCGCCGACCTCGACGCGGCGTGGGCGGGCGCCGACCTGCTCGTCGTGCCGTCGCGGGTCGAGACCTACGGGCTGGTCGTCACCGAGGCGCTCGGGCACGGGGTGCCGGTGCTCGGCAGCGCCGTCGGCGGGCTGCCCGAGGCGCTCGGCACGACCCCCGACGGCCGGCCCGGCACCCTCGTCCCCGCCGGCCCCGACGCGCTCGCCACGGCGCTGCTCGGCTGGCTCACCGACGCCGGACGGCGCACCCGCTGGCGCGACCGCGCGCGGCGTCGCCGCGACCACCTCGCCGGCTGGGACACGACGGCGCACGCCGTCGACGCCGTCCTCGCCGACGTCGCCGCGGGGGTGGCGGCGTGA
- a CDS encoding 6-pyruvoyl trahydropterin synthase family protein — translation MFGVTLRDHMMIAHSLPGEAFGPAQRLHGATYVVDATISAAELDDLGVVVDIARAADVLHDVLAGLTMRNLDDEPSLAGVLTTTERLAQVVADRLVERAHGGDLGTDPARLAGVRVVLHESHVASASYERPL, via the coding sequence GTGTTCGGCGTGACCCTGCGCGACCACATGATGATCGCCCACAGCCTGCCCGGGGAGGCCTTCGGTCCGGCGCAGCGGCTGCACGGCGCGACGTACGTCGTCGACGCGACGATCAGCGCGGCCGAGCTCGACGACCTCGGCGTCGTCGTCGACATCGCCCGCGCGGCCGACGTCCTGCACGACGTGCTCGCCGGACTGACGATGCGCAACCTCGACGACGAGCCGTCGCTCGCGGGCGTGCTGACGACGACCGAGCGGCTCGCGCAGGTCGTCGCCGACCGGCTCGTCGAGCGCGCCCACGGCGGCGACCTCGGCACCGACCCGGCGCGGCTCGCGGGCGTGCGGGTCGTCCTGCACGAGTCGCACGTCGCGTCGGCCTCCTACGAGCGACCGCTGTGA
- a CDS encoding zinc-dependent alcohol dehydrogenase, translating into MTHLVARAFWLREPGVGELRTVPLPEPGPDDVLVRTTHTGVSRGTETLVFAGRVPPGEAERMRAPFQDGHFPGPVKYGYLSVGRVERGPRTLLGRDVFCLFPHQSAYVVPAAAVVPLPDGVPARRAVLAGTVETAVNALWDAAPLVGDRVTVVGGGMVGLATARLLARLPGVEVTVVDVRPERADVAARLGARFAVPEDADGGQDLVVHASATSAGLQLALDLLGDEGEVLDLSWYGDAPVTLRLGGRFHSGRLAVRASQVGAVSPVRRTRRTTRDRLELALRLLDDPAFDGLLTGESPFADLPDVLPRLTDGRLPALCHTIRYDEEDPCSA; encoded by the coding sequence GTGACCCACCTGGTGGCCAGGGCGTTCTGGCTGCGCGAGCCCGGCGTCGGCGAGCTGCGCACGGTGCCCCTCCCGGAGCCCGGACCCGACGACGTCCTCGTCCGCACGACCCACACCGGGGTCAGCCGCGGCACGGAGACGCTCGTCTTCGCCGGACGGGTGCCCCCCGGCGAGGCCGAGCGGATGCGAGCACCGTTCCAGGACGGGCACTTCCCGGGCCCGGTGAAGTACGGCTACCTCAGCGTCGGCCGCGTCGAGCGCGGCCCGCGGACCCTGCTCGGCCGCGACGTCTTCTGCCTGTTCCCGCACCAGAGCGCGTACGTCGTGCCCGCCGCCGCCGTCGTCCCCCTCCCCGACGGCGTCCCGGCCCGGCGGGCCGTCCTCGCCGGCACGGTCGAGACGGCGGTCAACGCGCTGTGGGACGCCGCCCCGCTCGTCGGCGACCGGGTCACCGTCGTCGGGGGCGGGATGGTCGGGCTCGCGACGGCGCGGCTGCTCGCGCGGCTGCCGGGGGTGGAGGTCACCGTGGTCGACGTCCGGCCCGAGCGGGCCGACGTCGCCGCCCGGCTCGGCGCGCGGTTCGCGGTCCCGGAGGACGCGGACGGCGGGCAGGACCTCGTCGTCCACGCGAGCGCCACCTCGGCCGGGCTCCAGCTGGCGCTCGACCTGCTCGGCGACGAGGGGGAGGTGCTCGACCTCAGCTGGTACGGCGACGCGCCCGTCACCCTCCGGCTGGGCGGCCGGTTCCACAGCGGTCGGCTCGCGGTCCGCGCCAGCCAGGTCGGCGCCGTCTCGCCCGTCCGCCGCACGCGACGCACGACCCGCGACCGGCTCGAGCTGGCGCTGCGGCTGCTCGACGACCCGGCCTTCGACGGGCTGCTCACCGGCGAGTCGCCCTTCGCCGACCTGCCCGACGTCCTGCCCCGGCTCACCGACGGCCGGCTGCCGGCGCTGTGCCACACCATCCGCTACGACGAGGAGGACCCGTGTTCGGCGTGA
- a CDS encoding alpha/beta fold hydrolase, producing MESGDLTLADGRTLHWYDAGGDGAPVVWHHGTGNTGEPPQPLLAGAARRGLRFLGLDRPGYGGSTPLTGRDVAEAARLTQALADHRGLGRFAVLGHSGGGPHALACGALLGDRVTAAVSVAGPAPLGPVAAEGRDWYAGFAPYGAASLRAAEQGRAARMAYEESGADDDFGFLPSDEEALRGEWSWFLTVVRSGNANGPGPSVDDDLATVTAWGYDVEDVACPTLLVHGAEDRVVPAAHSRWLARHVPGAQLWEEPEVGHLGVLVRRGDDVLGWVQAQAPDSE from the coding sequence ATGGAGAGCGGCGACCTCACCCTGGCCGACGGACGCACCCTGCACTGGTACGACGCCGGCGGCGACGGCGCGCCCGTGGTCTGGCACCACGGCACCGGCAACACCGGCGAGCCGCCGCAGCCGCTGCTCGCCGGGGCGGCGCGCCGCGGGCTGCGGTTCCTGGGCCTCGACCGGCCGGGGTACGGCGGCTCGACCCCGCTCACCGGGCGCGACGTCGCCGAGGCGGCCCGGCTGACCCAGGCGCTCGCCGACCACCGCGGGCTGGGGCGGTTTGCCGTCCTCGGGCACAGCGGCGGCGGGCCGCACGCGCTCGCCTGCGGCGCGCTGCTCGGCGACCGGGTGACCGCGGCGGTGTCGGTCGCCGGGCCGGCGCCGCTGGGGCCGGTCGCCGCCGAGGGCCGCGACTGGTACGCCGGTTTCGCGCCGTACGGCGCCGCGTCGCTGCGAGCGGCGGAGCAGGGTCGCGCCGCGCGGATGGCCTACGAGGAGTCGGGCGCCGACGACGACTTCGGCTTCCTGCCCTCGGACGAGGAGGCGCTGCGCGGCGAGTGGTCGTGGTTCCTCACCGTCGTGCGCAGCGGCAACGCCAACGGTCCCGGCCCATCGGTCGACGACGACCTCGCGACGGTCACCGCCTGGGGGTACGACGTCGAGGACGTCGCCTGCCCGACGCTGCTCGTCCACGGCGCCGAGGACCGGGTCGTCCCCGCCGCGCACTCGCGGTGGCTGGCCCGGCACGTGCCCGGTGCGCAGCTGTGGGAGGAGCCGGAGGTCGGCCACCTCGGCGTCCTCGTCCGGCGGGGGGACGACGTCCTGGGATGGGTGCAAGCCCAGGCGCCGGATTCTGAGTAA
- a CDS encoding AbrB/MazE/SpoVT family DNA-binding domain-containing protein, with the protein MVTDKGQVTIPKHLRDELGIGPGTSVEFELEGDRLVVRKAVDRPSRGQRLVERMRGRGDVSLTTDEIMALTRAD; encoded by the coding sequence ATGGTGACGGACAAGGGGCAGGTGACGATCCCCAAGCACCTGCGGGACGAGCTGGGCATCGGGCCAGGCACCTCGGTCGAGTTCGAGCTCGAGGGGGATCGCCTGGTCGTGCGCAAGGCCGTGGACCGTCCCAGCCGAGGACAGCGCCTCGTCGAGCGGATGCGGGGACGGGGCGATGTGTCCCTGACGACCGACGAGATCATGGCGCTCACCCGGGCCGACTGA